Sequence from the Equus quagga isolate Etosha38 chromosome 15, UCLA_HA_Equagga_1.0, whole genome shotgun sequence genome:
CAGCCCCTCCTACTGCCGTTGcttccacagcagccagagggacccctcctctgctcaaaaccctcccatggctcccacTTCACCAAGAGTCGAGGCCAAGCCCTCCCTCGCCACAGCCCACCGCAGTCTGAGCCTCGCAGCTCTGATCTCAattcccatctctccctcctctcccctctcctccagccacactggcctcctcacaGGGCAGCTCCTTCCACACCAAGATCCTTCCCCTGGGCCTTGGCGTTGGCTGTTCCCTCGGCCTAGAATCTGTTCCCTGCAGATAGCCACATggctccctccttcttccccttcaGGTCTCTGCTGCAGTGTCATCTCCTCAGAGGGGCTTTTTGACTTCCCTCCTGAAAGATTCCCCTCGGTCTGCTTAATTTTCCAGCTTGGCGCATACTCGTCCTGgcattagttattattattgttagccTTGTTTTCTGCGGCCCCAGCGGAAGGCCGGCTCCCGGAGGGCAGGGGTTTTGTCCGTCTTGCCCACAGCCACACCCCCAGGGCCTGGAATggcgcctggcacagaggaggtgctcaGCTGAATGAAGACGTCCACAGCCAGCAGGCGGCTAACGGGGGCGTCTCAGGCACTAGTGGGGGGGTCTGGGGCCTGACTCTCACCTCCTTCACCACCACCTCCTGGACAGATCCCCCGAGCAGAATGTGGACCACCTCCCGCCAGTGCTCCATCTCCTGGAGAAGAGGCGAGAGCTGGCGGAGGCAGACCAGGGCCTGCAGGCCCAGAAGCAGGTGAGCCTCCACTACTGTCTCTGAGACTTTGGGGACCTCAGACAAAAAGTGGTGGCGAGCAGAGGGATGGGAAGGGGTGGAGCTAGCTTATTAGCTATAAGTTCTGAGACGCGCCATTTCACcactctgagccttggtttcctcatctgtcgaATGGGATCAAATGAGATCAGTGGTTGATGCAAATAAGTGTGCATTGGGCACCTGCTGTGAGAAGGGCGCTGCACTGGGATCTAGAAGCCTCACCATGGTGCCTGCCCTCGTGGGGCTCAGAGTCTAGAGAAGCAGAGACAAGTGTCCAGAGACAAGGGACTGCTGTGAGGGGGAAGCACCGAGAGGGACTGTGGGAGCCAGAGGAAGCCCCTATCTCCACATGAGGGtggtcaaggagggcttcctggaggaagtgatgtctTAGGGATTGCTGAAGGGCAAGTTGACTTATCCAGCAAagggggatggggtgagggggcagaaacgggcagagggaacagcatgtacaCAGACTGGGAGGCAGGGACTAAACACAGGTAGTCGAGTGGCTGGAAGATAGTGTCAGAGGAGAGAGGGCAAGATGAGGCCTGAAGGAAGGGCAGGGACGCCAACGTGCAAGGGCTGCAAGAGGGCCCCGGGGCTTCATCACCGTGCTGGGAGCCACCGGTGGGTCTGAGCGGGGGTCAGAAACAGGATCAGGGACAACGGATGAGAGAGGTTAAGTGTGAACCTGACAGTGTTGGATGACTCggacccccaaacacacacacacccccacgcttcaccccccatccccaccccaggcgTTCCAGACCACCATGGCAGCCCTGAGACAGCGCTGGGAACAGCTGGAACAGAAGGAGCGGGAGCTCAAAGGGGCCTTTGTCCGCTTTGACAAGCTTCTGCAGGTGGGTGGACACTGCTGTGGGAGGCGGGTCTCAAGGGTGGAAAAAACACCATCCTATGGGGCAGCCGCGtcgcagaaatttaaaaagcggGCTTACTAACACGAAGGGGAGCGTGGGAAATACACACACTGCCTCAAGCATTCGTGTTCTTTACAAGCGTAGTGGAGGAGTGAGGGATCCAAATCGGAGATCCTGAGGGAATGGGGCCCGCGGGCCACCAGTTTGCTACCCTTGGCCAGCGTGCGCGTGTCGGGCGGGGCGGACGGCCAGCTCCGCGGGCTCCCGCGTGCTGAGGGTCGTCGCCCACTCTCCGCGTCCACGCCGCAGGAGTCCGAGGCCCAGCGCGGCCGCGCGCAGCGGAGGGCGGCGGAGGAGCGGCGCCGCGCGGGCCGCCAGGAGGCCGAGGCGCTGCGGCTGCGGACCCAGCTGCGGGAGCTGCAGGAGGAGCGCGCGCGGCTGCAGCGGCGGCTGGAGCGCCTGGAGCCCTGCGCGCGCCTGCTGGGGCGGGTGCTGGAGCAGCTGCCCGAGGTGAGCGCTCTGCAGGGGGCGTGGGGGCTCAGCGCCACCGTGCAGCGCCGGGCGGCCTCAGGGACGGCTTTGGAACCGTGCATCACTGGAACGCTGACTGGATGCCGGGAATCATCAATTGTTGAGCGCTAACTGTATGCCAGGGTCGCGCTTTGTTCTTGAATTCTCCTCACGGCCCAGTGAAGTGGGTCCTGTTATACTCtcaactccattttacagatggggaaactgaggcttagaaagttaTCTCTTGCTCAAGGACACAGTCAGGAAGCGGGGGACGGAGATCCGGGCACTcgataaatattagttgaataaaacaatgaattaaTATTAATCGCGGGCAGGGAAGCTTAGCTAGGCTTGATGATGGAGGTAGGGAGGGCCGGGAGGAATCCCCGCTTGTGGGGCACGGACTGTGGGACGCTCAGATTTCAGAGTTGGGCTAACTGAGCGGGCGCTGGAGAGGCGTGGGCGGCCCAGGAGGCTGCAGGCCCGGGCGAGTCCCCTTCGCGACCCCACCCCAGTTCCAGGAGGTGCCCGAGCTGGTGGCGCGCTTCGGCGGCCTGGCCGACGTGCAGGCGGCGCTGAGGCTCACGGCGCGCCAGCGGCTCGCGGAGCTGGAGGAGGCGCGCGCGCGGCTGCAGCGGCTGCGGGACGCCGGGCAGGACGAGCTGCTCCGGCAGGGCCAGCGGCGAGCGCAGCTGCTGGAGCGCCTGGAGGCGGCGCGGGAGCGCACGCGGCACTGGGTACGGCCGGCGGGAGCGAGGGAGGCAcgggggaaggcagggagggcgGCGCCTGGCTCCCGGCCTCCCACCGCCGGGGACGGGTGCCCAGGTTGCCGATGGGCAATACTTAGCCCAGAGGGCAGCTGCACTAATGGGGAGATTCCAGGCGTCAGAAAGCACTTCAGGGCCCAGGAGGCCTGTCCTACGGAACCTGAAAACCGGCTCCCGGACGCCTTTCCCTGAGAGCGCCCTTGGGCATCCGACTGGCGGAAGTGGACGGGAATGAGGCCCGGGCCATCAGCCCTCTGCCGGCCAGCTCGCACCTTCACCGGGAAGGGGGCGGGCTGTTCCGCAGGAATCCAAGTGGGTTCAGATCCAGAACACGGCAGCTGAGAAGACCCTGCTCCTGGGACGCAGTAGGATGTCAGCGCTCAACCTGTTCCAGCTGGTGTGCCAGCATCAGAGGCAGCCGGCCGCCCTGAACATCGAGGACACAGAGGGGCAGCTGGAGCAGGTGAGGGCCTTGTCCCTATGTCACCTCCAGCCCCCAAACCTTCGGAAACATCTCGGTGCCTGAAATCCCGGCTTCTCTGGGTTAAGCGTGAGCCCTGTGCTCAGAGCCCGTGCTCCTGGCTTGCCTCCCACCTGGCAGTCCTGGGTTGGCCTTGGCCCTGACGGTCATCTGCTCTGCGGCCAGGAGGGAGTGGTACCCTCTGGGAGGCTCAGCCCTCCGACGTGTGCAAGAGGGCCGTGGTGCACACTGACACACGCGGACCTTTATGCCAAGTCCTTCCCTTCTTCCAGGATCAAACAGCACTAACTAGTGACACTGATGAGAAACCAGGGGGTTGAGACTCACTTTAATCAATCCCTGAGCCTCTGGCTCCTGCAGGGACAGGCCTCGGCTTCCCCAaggagggtgagggtggggtggagcaGCGGTCTGTCTTTCTGCACAAGGTGCCGCCAATGTCACTGGGGACCAAGGGCACGCGGTTTTCTATTCATCCAGCTTTGCAGGGTGTAGAACACGTGACCTGGGTTCACAGTGGAGGAAGGGGTCCTGACTTGGGACATTTCTGTTATGTTTCCAGCAGGTGCCCAAAGCATGGCCCCTCCGAGAAGGGGAGCAAACACAAAGGGAGGCGCCCCAGCTTGCCCCTGTCCCCATCCCACTCCTGTCCCAGGCCCGATGTCCAGGATGTCAACCAAACGCCAGGCCCGGAGTCCCCGCAGCCCCCTCTGTGCCTCATCCTGAGCCGGGTGATTGGTGTAACCAGTTCgccagggctggcctggcacACGAGGACACTGGGAGGGACAGAGGCTCAGCACAAAGTAACAGGCAAAGGCCAGTCCCTTTTCAACCAGCCCTCTGACCCTACCAAGGAGAGGCTCACGCGGGCACCACACCCTAGTTCCCACCTGGGACTGGCCCCCGGAGGCCACAGCAGCCGGCCGGAATGCCGTCACATACCCCGTTTTCACTGTGTTGTTACTATTTTTCCAGTTAGCCCTACTCGTGACAGGGGTAACTAATTTTTTCCGTTTTTGGTGGAGACAGAGTTTCCTTCTCAGATGTTTCTTTCAGTGACAAACGTGAAGGGAGAGCCCAGAGACAGTTCATCATCGATTCTAGCTCTAGGCAGGGGATCCATGGGCATTTGTTATGTTCCTATcaataaataagttaattaaaacaaaataagggGGCCTCGCCATGAAGATCAGAGATCGTATACCACTGAATATGACTGATCCAATTCAAAGGAAAGAACTCGATGTAAGTGAGAATGCTGACTTCATCCTAACAGTGACAGGCAGCTAGAAAACTGTGACAGTGTCTGCTAATGAAAAGCCTGGAGGCCCGGACTGTGGCTTTAGAACCTGAACAGTTCAGGCTGGGTCCGCTGCCCAGGGACCACCGTCATTACTGTCCTCTAATAGGGCcttcagcccccaccccagccttgcAGCCTCCCAGCTgttgggaggtgggggctggacAGACTCAGGGGCTGGATGTGACTCGGCCGTGTCGGGGACCCCCAGGTGAAGCTGTTCATTCTGGACCTGTCCTCTGTGCTGGCCAGCCTGCGCCAGGCCCAGCCCACAGCCTCCCAATGACCCAGGTGAGCAGTGAGGGAGGGGCCCAATGAGGACCCGGCCCTGGAGAGGTACCACATTTCCCACGGGGTGCGGGCTGCCAGGCTCGCCCCTGAGATGGGAGGGCCGTGCCAGCTCAGACTGCTGTGGGGCAGACACGAggggcacacagcaagtgctccaTAAACGTGGGCTATGAAGGGGCGCCAGCCCCGCATCCACCATGTGGCTCGGGACCAGGTCCTCCCCCAAGGGTGGTAGGGGCAGTAAACAAGTGGATGTTTGTCAAGTGCCTGGAAGGGGGTCTGACGCACGGTAAACTTTAGATATGTTtggtaagtaaataaataggaCCAGCAAGAGGGTCACATGGCAGAATCCCATCCGCGGGGCACctgctccccaaagctcctccCTTATAGACAGGTGCTGGGTGATGCCTGGCCTGAGAACCAGCTGCTGGAGGCCGCCCTTGACCTTCCAGGACCCCCACGAGGGCCTGGGGCAGGTTCTGCCCTCGGGTGTGTGGTGGGGCAGCCTTAACCCTGCACAGCCGGAGGGGAGCAGCTGTGCCCTCTGACCCAGGACCCGACGTCTCCCTCTCAGGGTCGGCTCCCAGCTGCACCTGTCCTGGCAGGAAGGGGGACTGCTCAGCTTTGGGGCTCTCCCACCTCGGGCAACGGACTTGGCCTCGGAGCCTCACCCTCTCCATCTGCAGAGTGGAGACAGCAGCAGCACCCGGCTCGGGGACTCCAGGGGGAGTCACATGGGACCCGCCTGCACGCTGTCAGCTCCTCTGCCACGCTAGCTGGGGTTTAGTACCTGCGTCTGTCCCTTCCGACTCCGCGAGGAGACTGCACTGTGGGTTCACcagaagtgctcaataaaggttTATCACATTAAAAATACATCACTGGGCCTCAGGCACTCGGGGTTCAGACCCGTGTGGCCATGACCTCTGAACTCAGAACACAtgagagcagcagcagctgacCTGCCCACTCAGGTCTTGGCCTGCCTGGCCTTGCTGGCGAACTCCTATGCACCCTTCAACACCCTGCTCAGATGTCTCTGTCTTGGGCAGAGGCAGCTGCTGTCCCTCTGTGGCCGTCCAGCACTCCTTTCCAAGGACGGCTGCTGCAGGCAGCTCCCCCGGTGCCCGGGATAGGGCCGGCACACAGTGCTGCCCACGGAACAGGTGCTGATGTCCGCACTTGGGCCAAGCGAGGAGCCGCGGGGCTGGGTCACCCTCCTCACATCCTCTTCCGCATCTTGCCCTTCTTGGAGGGGGCGCCCCGGCCGAAGGCGGCCTGCTGCAGTTCCCGGACACGGCGCTGGTTGCGGGCGGAGAGCTGCTTGAGGCCCCCGCGCTGCAGGAAGCGCAGCTTCTGGGCTCGGCGCCGCTGCTTCAAGATCTGCTGCTTGCTCTTGAGCTCGGAGCGTACGCGGCCCGCGGGGGCactggaggggcggggccggggtggACCTGCCGGGACAAGGGTTCAGGGAGCTCAGTCTCTCCTCCTGGAATCTCCAGACTGCGCCCCCACCCCCTGCCGTCTGTGCTCACTGCTGTGGCCCCGgcgtctggcacacagtaggtgttcaataaagcTTATGTCGTCTACTGTAGTGGGGAACACGTGGAACCACAAGCCAGGCCTGCTGGGGTTCACATCCCAGCTGCGACCTCTTGGACCtggggcaaatcacttaacttctctgtgcctcagtttccccttagGTGAATTATAAATAACAGCACCCACCTTCTGTGTCCTAAAGAGGcgtaaatgagttaatatgtgtatGGTGCTCAGAACAAGGCCCAGCGTAACCGCTAGGGTTATAAAGCATTCAACAGAGGTTTGTTAACCTTCCCTCGGCAGGAGAGAAATCAGAgaggccagagagggaaagggacttatccaaggtcacacagcaaagcgGCAGAGGTCAGCGGCCCGGCCCCAGCCTGCTCTCCTGGGTCTGAGAGGGCACTTACCCCCGCCTGCCTGGCTCCCCACTAAGCCCTGCGCCCTCCCTGCCCACACGAGTGCCCTTTTCGGGGCTTCCAGGCAGATGGTCATTAAGGCGGGCCCAGATGTCTCCACTGGGGCTGGGCACCTGACAGGGACCCGTCATCTCCAGTGCGGACAAAGCACAGGGGAGAACAGCTGCTTTTCCCGCAGCCCACAGGCCGCccttccccccgccccgggcccAGCTCGTCCACAGCAGCAGCCTGCTCCACCCCAGTGAAAAATaggagctgaggagggaggggggaggcggggcgcatccacagagacagacatgatGGGGAGAGAGACAAACAGTGAGAGAGACCgggagattgtgtgtgtgtggagagaggaacagagacaatgagaggcagagggagagggagatagagagaaagagagaacaggctGAGAGAGGGTCAGGGacgcagagatggagagagagacagaggcccggagggacagagacccagggaatggcagagggagggagcgTCGGAGGAAATcacaggcagaaagagagagctaGAGAGGGAGAGCCAGGCACTCCAGTCAGAGCGGGAGAAATGGCCGGAGATGGAGAGGAGAACACAGCAAGGGCACGAGGAGGCCCGAATGAGGTGGAGAGGAGCCCCAGGAGCGCGACAGAACGGGCCCCAGGCCGAGGGACGCAGATGCACAGGGCCACGGAAGAGGCAGGGACTAGCCCTGCATGGTTGGGGGAGACAAGCAGGAGCTAAGGGCCCCCAAGAGAGCCCTAGACACGGTCCCaagctcccctctccccaggggaGGCCCCTGGTGGGGGCTGGCAGGCAGCTGGGTGACCCAGGGCCAGGCACTGGCCTCATGAGACACTTCAGCTTGTCTTCCCGCCCCAGGTCATGTGTGGCTAGTGTCCAGCTCAGagcctgtccccacacagcaaGTGGGAGACTCTCCAACAGCAGGgtcacctgtgtgtgtgtggagggcaAACTCCAGTCCCCTCCCTTCAGAGCATGTCAGAGGTCGTGAGCGTCCCACCTCAGGGCGTCTCTGCCATTTGAACAGGTTCAAATCCCGCCTTAGTCTGTCACTGGCTGAGGGACCCACGTCAGATCAAAGAGGGCCACTTGCCAAGCTGCGTTTTGCGGGTGATCCTACCTTGGCCTCGGCCCCGCTTCCCACCTCTTCGCTCTGGGCCCTGCCGGTCGGGCGCCCCTTCCTCCTCCGAGTCACGATCATcgattttctgtttctgtttccacTTCTGGTAGCTGAGAAGCCGCGTTAAGGAGGCTGCATGCGGCATCACGACGCGGCCTTGACACCCGTGGGCTGGGAGCGGGCCCCCACTCAGCAGATACAGGTTCCACCTCTAGGGGGTGGATGGAGAAGGTGCTCCGGCCCCCTTCCCGCCCCCACCTGTAGGAGACGGGGGAGGGCAGAAAGTGCCCGGCCCCACCCCCTCTCTCCCCCCCACCTAtaggaggcagggggaggggtagAAAGTGCTAAGCCCCGCCCACTCCCTCGTCCCCACCTAtaggaggcagggggaggggtagAACGTGCTCAGCCCCGCCCACTCGCCCCCACCTAtaggaggcagggggaggggtagAAAGTGCTCGGCCCCGCCCCCTGGCCACGTCACTCCGGATACAGGTCCCGCTTGTAGGAGCTGCTGATGTAGCGGCCACTCTCAGTCTTGATCTTCTTCTTGTCCTCTTGTCCCGACTGTCCCACAAACCGCTTCTTCTTCCGGTCCCTGTGGGAGAGGGAGTTGGGAGGGCTGCTGTGAAGGGAGGTGGCCTGGGGTGGCCGGCTCCCCTCAGGGCCTGTTTCCCCTGACCCTCTTCTTGGGTTGTTGGACATTCAAGGAGAGCAGCGTGCTCGTCTGGCATGCAGCAGGGGCTCAATAAAGGCCCGTTCACTGCTCCTCCTTTCCTGGCAGCCCAGGTCTCAAAGGCCGTATGGGGGCATTGGGAACTGGGGGGCCCCCGGAGAGTTCCCAGTCTCCACTCTGCCACCTCCTGGTTCTGTGACCCAGAGTCCAAATGGGCAGAATGGGGTATGAGCTCTGTCTAGAAAGACCAGCAACAAGGACAGAAGGGGTCAAGATCCCTGTCGTCTGTGATCAAATCaaggggacaggagggagggtcATTGTCCCTGCTGTGTGTGTATTGCATGGGGACAGATCAGAAGGAGTCACAGTCCCTGCTGTGTGATCACACATCATAATCATGCTGCGCGGGATCAAACGAGGGCCGGGGGTGACTTATTTCCTGCTCTAGGGGGTCAAACGGGAGTCAGGACAGGCAGGGGTCACATGCCTGTTGTGTGGGCCCTGGTGGCGGAAAGGTGGCACGGAAGGGCCACATGCACTCGCTCACTCACCACTTGAGCTGCTGCCGGCCCCTGGTCAGGTTCTGGGCTTCGTCCCCCATCAGGTCCAGGACAGCGCTGGCCGCCTGCTGCTCAAAGGCCCCCCGGTCGCCACTGACGCTCAGGCtgcagagagaggtggggagacaGCTCGGGGTTGGAGGGGCCCTCAGGCCCCGCCTGCCCACCCCAGGACCCGCCGGCCACTCACCCCCGCTCGCTGTCAAAGTCCTTGGGCCGGTAGGGGACGTAGAATGCCTGGTCCCGCTGCCGGGCCTCCTCCCTCCGCCTCTTGGCCCCTCGGGCAGGGTCAGCAGCCGACTGCTGCCGCTTCCGGCCCACGACCTCTGTGAAGACATCCTGGCAGACCAAGGCCAGTGTCACACCTGCAGCCCCTGGGGAGCCCACCTGGCCGCCCTACCCACCCGTCCAGCTGGAGTTGAGGGCCAGGGGCTTCTGGGGCTTTAAAAGCTTGCTGGTGCCACTTAGACCCTCCGTCTCCTCGTCTGCACAAGCAGCACAGTCCCTGCCTCAAGCACCAGCAGAGGCAGGccggtggggaggggctggggtgctgACCAAGATGAGACCCCCGTTCCAGTCCCAGCTTGGTCTCCAAGGCTGTGTGACTAAGGCAGGGCCCTGCCCCTCTCCTTGCTCTATACAACATGACCTAGTCCAGGGGTTTTCACCCATATTTTCTGGCTACTGAACCTTCTGTCCACATTAAATGTAAGAGGGACATACTGGTGGACAAGCAGGCCCGGGACCCCACCCTCCAGCTGAATGGGACACCCCTGTGGTCCCCTAGCCCTGTCTTCCAACACAAAGGCCCAGTGCCTGACGCTGCCTGGGTTGTGCCCTCACTGCCACCAACagtccctgctctgccccttTCCGTGTGACCCGGACCTCAGGCTGAGACTGATGGTGATGACGATGACAATGACACAGTCACCTCTGGGAATCCTTCCCGTGCTGCCCTGGACCTGCCCAGCGGGCCCGGGAGCAGGTACCACAGTCACTCGCTGCAGTGCCCTAGTCCACTGTGCTCCCAACACAAACTCTCCTGAATCCACGTGGTGGCAGCAGCCGACCTGAGCCGGCGAGAGGCTGTCTGGTTTGCACCTGTGCCCTCAGTGTGGGGACTGACATCTGTGGAACCCCTGATGTATCTGATGGCGGTGACAGACAGGACGCTGCAGGGGTTTGACGTCCCACCCAGTCGACACACCCTGAAGACTCAGATTCCTGAAACCCACGGCTGCCATGGTCAGAGGCGAGGGCTAGAGGACGAGGACACGACCCCATTCTGCAGACGGAGGCTAAGGCACTGATTCCCACAAGCGTCCGAGGGGACTAGAGTCACCACACCCACCCCAGTGACTGCTCCGAGCCCTCGGGACAGCCCCGTGGCCTGCTGGGACTCAACGCACCCCGCCGCACCCCCACCACAGGCCCAGACTCCAGGGTCGGGGCGGGGCCTGTACCTCCACGctgtctcctgcctctgcctcctcctcctccttaggCGGCTCGCCCTGTGGTGGCGGGCAGCTTGAGGCTGCGCTGGCCAGGCTTTCCTGCCGCTCCTGCCGCCCCTGCTGGAAGCGGGCGATGGCCTTGCAGTCCTTCTGCCGCTTGGCACGCATCACCTGGCTGCTCAGGTCCCGGCTAGAGGCGTTGATCTCAAAGATGGTCTGTGGAGGCGACACCCCACTCCTTCACCACTAGCCTCCTCCTCCCAAGCTCCACCCTCGCCAGCTTGATGCACTCTCTATGGCATTCCTCCCCAggtcctttcttttctctgtttttttttttggtgaggaagattggccctgagctaacatctgttgccaatcttcatcttttttctttttttccccataaatgGAGGGAAATGGCAGCCACATGGGGGCcctccagggcccagcagggaTGGTTCAGGACAAGGGCATCTCTAGAGACGTGGAATAACCACAGCTAAAGATCAGGAAGTGCAAGCTAAGGTGAAGACCCCCGCTGGGGCCGGCTGGGGTGATGAGCTGGATCCGAGTCTTGGCACCATGGTGGCCACCATGTGACCCCAGGCCAGGGACTGCCCATTACCCGGCCCTCACTCACCGCCCGTGCGCGGTAGCTCTTGATGCTGTCTACCAGCCTCAGCCGCTGCAGCTCCTTCTCTTCGAAGCGCGagcctggtggggagggaggcgtGAGGCCAGGGGTTGGTCCTGCACAGCCCggcccccccggccccccccaccccccccagcccCGCGCAGGGACTCACTGAAGAGGGGGTGCAGGCCCAGCCCCGCGAGGTCCAGCTCCTTGGCCCTCTTGATCGACTCCGGCGAGGGCGCCGGCCGCGAGCGCACGTACTGCTGCTGGGCGTTGTCGGCCACGCGGCCCAGGCCCCGCAGCTCCAGCGATGCCTCCAGGGTGTTCCGCAGGCTGCAGTCTTCGTCGTCCACCACGCTCTGTGGCACCCGGCCCAGCACACCATCCCCACCGACCGCACCTGCCACCCGACCCAGAGCCCGGTCAGAGGCCTTCGGCCTGGCCCAgctgccccccgccccacctccccCGGCCCCACTCTGGCCCTTGAATCATGAAATGATCcccacaaaggaaaccatcccGACGGAGCAGCTCTACAGCAGCGCCTGCATGCGTCAGAGCGAGGTCAGACATTACCGCCTGCGGGCTGCTTTCGTAAACAGAGTTTCATGGGAGCACAGCCTGTCTGTGCATTTTTGTGCTGTCTACGGCTAATTCTGCAGCAGGGGAGAGGGCGGAGGAGCCACCTGGATCACATGACCGGCAGGGCCCAGACACGCACTGTCCAGCTCTCCTGGGACCACTGACCCCACAGCACAGAAGAGAAGGTTGCGGCTCCCAAGACGTCCAGTGACCTCCCGGGGCTGCGCAATGTGTCGGGGCAGAGGGTTCAACCCAGTCAGACCAAATAATGATAACGGTGACACTAATGCCGGTACTAAGCAACAGCCACAGGAACAGCAGGCAGCGCCAATCACTGAGACCTCCTCgcgcccagccctgggcctgttCTTCTCCTTTGTTTGCTACgtcttaacttttcattttggaaggcccacaagagcagaaggaaaacagaaagaacttCTGTGCAGCCATCACCCCCCTTCAATCACTGACATTTCACAACCCTGCAAGGAAGGTGCCGCCAAGCCTGTCCTGGAGACGAGGGGCTGAGGGACTGGCCCAGGGGCGCACAGCGAGGGGAGGGCCCAAACTCAGCGCCGCCCGCGTCCAGAGCCCACCTGCCAACCCATCAGCTTAGACAAGCACAGGACAGTCTCCAGCTAAAACACGCCGCTCCCCGGTGGCCTCTGTGGGCGCTGTGTGGGGCTCCCCCCTCAGCCCCTCCAACCCAGGGCACAGCCCCGCCTGGGAGGTCTGCCTGTGGCCCAGCAGCTCGGCTGCAGAGCTCTTGGCGCGGCAGCCAGCAGGCGCGCAGTGAATGCGTGCGGGGCTGGGTGGTGCCTCCAGGCACCGTTACACCTGGCTTCCCACCTGCCACCCCGCCCCTGTGCCCAGGACAGCGCCGGCCACACAGACGGGCCCAAACCTCCTCGCTCGCCCAcctccctgcctggccccagggaAGCCCTTCGGGCTCGCTCCCTCAAGCCCCTCTTCCAGGCGGCCCCACCAGGAGCCCTGTCTCACTGGGCCCCACTGCCAGTGACCCCacgctccctcctccccactcgcCTCCTTCTCGTGCCCTCGCCCCAACCCCAGGCTCTTCCATGCAGCCTGCTTCTGGCTGCCTCCAGCCCCAGGTGTCTGGGCAGGGACAGCACCAGGGAGCCGCAGCccggcctggggtggggggacctGGGGGTCAGGCGGCTGGGCCGGCCCGCTCCCCCTAGCCACCAGCTGGGGCAGCCTCACTTCAGCAATCTGGCTTGGGGCTCTGGCTGGACCTGAATCTCAGCTCCCACCTCCCGACCCCGTGACCAAGAGCCTGGGATGAGCGGCCTG
This genomic interval carries:
- the CFAP73 gene encoding cilia- and flagella-associated protein 73 isoform X1, producing the protein MAVPWEEYFRLALQEKLATSPEQNVDHLPPVLHLLEKRRELAEADQGLQAQKQAFQTTMAALRQRWEQLEQKERELKGAFVRFDKLLQESEAQRGRAQRRAAEERRRAGRQEAEALRLRTQLRELQEERARLQRRLERLEPCARLLGRVLEQLPEFQEVPELVARFGGLADVQAALRLTARQRLAELEEARARLQRLRDAGQDELLRQGQRRAQLLERLEAARERTRHWESKWVQIQNTAAEKTLLLGRSRMSALNLFQLVCQHQRQPAALNIEDTEGQLEQQVPKAWPLREGEQTQREAPQLAPVPIPLLSQARCPGCQPNARPGVPAAPSVPHPEPGDWCNQFARAGLAHEDTGRDRGSAQSNRQRPVPFQPAL
- the CFAP73 gene encoding cilia- and flagella-associated protein 73 isoform X2; amino-acid sequence: MAVPWEEYFRLALQEKLATSPEQNVDHLPPVLHLLEKRRELAEADQGLQAQKQAFQTTMAALRQRWEQLEQKERELKGAFVRFDKLLQESEAQRGRAQRRAAEERRRAGRQEAEALRLRTQLRELQEERARLQRRLERLEPCARLLGRVLEQLPEFQEVPELVARFGGLADVQAALRLTARQRLAELEEARARLQRLRDAGQDELLRQGQRRAQLLERLEAARERTRHWESKWVQIQNTAAEKTLLLGRSRMSALNLFQLVCQHQRQPAALNIEDTEGQLEQVKLFILDLSSVLASLRQAQPTASQ
- the CFAP73 gene encoding cilia- and flagella-associated protein 73 isoform X3, with translation MAVPWEEYFRLALQEKLATSPEQNVDHLPPVLHLLEKRRELAEADQGLQAQKQAFQTTMAALRQRWEQLEQKERELKGAFVRFDKLLQESEAQRGRAQRRAAEERRRAGRQEAEALRLRTQLRELQEERARLQRRLERLEPCARLLGRVLEQLPEFQEVPELVARFGGLADVQAALRLTARQRLAELEEARARLQRLRDAGQDELLRQGQRRAQLLERLEAARERTRHWASESTSGPRRPVLRNLKTGSRTPFPESALGHPTGGSGRE